The Babylonia areolata isolate BAREFJ2019XMU chromosome 17, ASM4173473v1, whole genome shotgun sequence genome has a window encoding:
- the LOC143291694 gene encoding mitochondrial import receptor subunit TOM40 homolog 1-like, with protein sequence MGNVHAATSSAPSPNVPAPPIPSVPPPVPPSQQPQPESPILAPVDSALNPGTFEDLHKNCKEVFPQVFEGGKLIISKGLSSHFQISHTLSLATFQPSGYRFGCTYVGTKQFSPQEAFPILIGDIDPSGNLNANVIHAFSERLRMKCVAQIQNNKCVASQFTTDYKGSDFTASLTAGNIDPVSSSGLLVGQYLQRVTSSLSLGAELLHQFGPQIPGGQISVLSLAGRLTGDNWQASANISPLAGNLHACYVHKISDQLSVATELETSMRLQESTATIGYQVEIPNAHTTFKAQLDTNWCIGAVMEKKLQPFPFTFALSGYANHVKGQYRFGVGLIVG encoded by the exons ATGGGTAATGTTCACGCAGCAACCAGTTCAGCACCATCGCCAAATGTTCCTGCTCCTCCAATTCCATCAGTTCCCCCGCCGGTACCACCGTCGCAACAACCTCAACCGGAGTCACCAATTCTTGCACCAGTTGACAGTGCTCTGAATCCTGGTACATTTGAAGATTTGCACAAAAATTGCAAAG aggtGTTTCCACAGGTCTTTGAAGGTGGCAAGCTGATCATTTCTAAGGGCCTGTCCAGTCATTTCCAGATCAGCCATACCCTGTCTTTAGCAACCTTTCAGCCTTCTGGATACCGGTTTGGTTGCACATATGTGGGCACCAAACAGTTCTCTCCGCAGGAA GCATTCCCAATCCTGATAGGAGATATTGATCCAAGTGGAAATTTGAACGCCAATGTTATCCATGCCTTCAGTGAGCGATTACGAATGAAATGTGTAGCACAG ATACAAAACAACAAGTGTGTAGCCTCTCAATTCACCACAGACTACAAAGGGAGTGACTTCACAGCCTCTCTCACTGCAGGAAACATTGACCCTGTCAGCAGTTCAG GACTGTTGGTTGGCCAGTATCTTCAGAGAGTCACCTCCAGTCTGTCTTTGGGAGCAGAGCTCTTGCACCAGTTTGGACCACAGATTCCTGGTGGACAAATATCTGTCTTGTCCTTAGCTGGCAGATTAACAG GTGACAACTGGCAGGCAAGTGCCAACATCAGTCCCTTGGCTGGTAATCTGCATGCCTGCTATGTGCACAAGATCAGCGACCAGCTTTCTGTGGCCACTGAACTGGAGACCAGCATGCGGCTTCAAGAAAGCACAGCCACCATTGGCTACCAAGTGGAGATCCCCAATGCCCACACAACCTTCAAAG CCCAACTAGACACAAACTGGTGCATAGGAGCCGTGATGGAGAAGAAACTGCAGCCTTTCCCATTCACCTTTGCTCTCAGTGGCTATGCCAATCATGTCAAAGGACAGTACCGCTTTGGCGTGGGACTTATAGTGGGCTAG